The genomic region AAAAGTATGAGTAATTAATCCTTTGGTAAAATATATTTCACCAGCATCATCTCCTTGAGTACTTTTCACGCGTAAGCAGCCGGTTTTTTCGCTACTACCTGCAAAACGAATGTGCTGCATGAGTTCCTGTCCTACCATAAATAAAGCTCTACGTTTTACATATATAATTCGTCAAAAAAATCTAAATTTTAAATTATTATCTCTAGAAACAGGCGTTGGCCGAGCTATTATCCTCACCAGCAACAAAGCTTTTAGTCATTGGGCTGATGTCTTCTGCGAAGATGCTGCTATGGCTAGTGCGGCTCTCGATAGACTCCTTCACCGTTCTACAGCCCTAAACATCAAAGGACAAAGTTTCCGCCTAAAGGAAAAGAAAAAGGCCGGGTCA from Verrucomicrobiota bacterium harbors:
- a CDS encoding ATP-binding protein; the encoded protein is MSSCPTINKALRFTYIIRQKNLNFKLLSLETGVGRAIILTSNKAFSHWADVFCEDAAMASAALDRLLHRSTALNIKGQSFRLKEKKKAGSD